A single window of Anomaloglossus baeobatrachus isolate aAnoBae1 chromosome 9, aAnoBae1.hap1, whole genome shotgun sequence DNA harbors:
- the PHYHD1 gene encoding phytanoyl-CoA dioxygenase domain-containing protein 1, translating into MALMTEEQVQKFREDGYLVLDGLFSHEECESMKEEIGRIIQDMDVPPHCRTEFSTQQEEQLKAQGSADYFLHSGDKIRFFFEKGVFSDKGDFVVPREESVNKIGHALHAHNPVYKGVTHSPKIQEVGRRLGLVEPVIVQSMYIFKQPNIGGEVTPHQDATFLHTEPLGSIIGFWIAIEDANEKNGCLWFIPGSHRAGISRRMVRTPPGSVPCTSFIGEERSYRDNQFVAAPVSKGGLVLIHGEVVHKSDLNSSPHSRHAYSFHVMESHNTTWSVENWLQPSRELPFPSLYT; encoded by the exons ATGGCTCTGATGACAGAGGAACAGGTCCAGAAG TTCCGTGAAGATGGGTACTTGGTTCTGGACGGGCTTTTCAGCCATGAAGAGTGTGAATCCATGAAGGAGGAGATCGGAAGGATAATACAAGACATGGACGTCCCTCCTCACTGCCGCACCGAGTTCTCCACGCAGCAGGAAGAACAACTAAAAGCTCAG GGAAGTGCTGACTATTTCCTTCACAGTGGAGACAAGATCCGCTTCTTCTTTGAGAAAGGAGTGTTCAGTGATAAAG GTGACTTTGTTGTGCCAAGAGAGGAATCTGTGAATAAAATAGGTCACG CTTTACATGCACATAATCCGGTATATAAAGGGGTCACGCACTCCCCCAAAATACAG GAGGTGGGTCGGCGGCTGGGCCTCGTGGAGCCGGTGATAGTGCAGAGCATGTATATATTCAAG CAACCCAACATCGGAGGAGAAG TTACTCCGCACCAAGACGCCACCTTTCTGCACACGGAGCCTCTCGGCAGTATAATTGGGTTCTGGATCGCCATTGAAGATGCCAATGAAAAAAATGGCTGCCTGTGGTTCATTCCAGGGTCACACCGGG CTGGAATATCGCGCCGTATGGTGCGCACGCCGCCCGGCTCCGTACCCTGCACATCCTTCATTGGAGAAGAGCGGAGCTACCGTGATAACCAGTTTGTGGCAGCTCCAgtgtccaaag GAGGACTCGTTCTCATCCACGGAGAAGTTGTGCACAAGAGTGACCTGAACAGTTCACCACACTCTCGTCACGCCTATTCCTTCCACGTGATGGAGTCGCACAATACCACCTGGAGTGTGGAGAACTG GTTACAACCAAGTCGAGAACTTCCCTTTCCCTCCTTATACACATGA